A region from the Aegilops tauschii subsp. strangulata cultivar AL8/78 chromosome 5, Aet v6.0, whole genome shotgun sequence genome encodes:
- the LOC109775132 gene encoding uncharacterized protein, which yields MAGIVNKEFPELAQTGLNYLSWSSDYEIFLQGKTLLRAISKGAQLAATDPKFETENAQQRFERLKYTVKPRAEAEWIRLRFADFKTVGEYNSALHRICTTLRLCGTEITDSQKIEKTLSTFHPDAVQSSRNYRQGNYTRYSDLIDVLQVAEAQDKVLKKNFVAQPLGGSSRQEVNALKVRKPQQKKRDRKGKKKGPHPPRPG from the exons ATGGCCGGAATTGTCAACAAGGAGTTTCCTGAGTTGGCCCAGACAGGGCTGAACTACCTGTCATGGTCCTCGGACTACGAGATCTTTCTCCAGGGCAAAACCCTCCTGAGGGCGATCAGTAAGGGGGCCCAGCTGGCCGCCACTGATCCCAAGTTCGAAACTGAGAATGCGCAG CAGCGGTTTGAGCGGCTGAAGTACACTGTGAAGCCACGTGCAGAGGCAGAGTGGATCCGTCTGAGGTTTGCGGACTTCAAGACGGTTGGGGAGTACAATTCGGCTCTGCACCGGATTTGTACGACTCTTCGATTGTGTGGTACTGAGATTACCGACTCCCAGAAGATTGAGAAAACCCTATCCACTTTCCACCCCGACGCGGTCCAGTCCTCACGGAACTACCGCCAGGGGAACTACACGAGGTATTCAGATTTGATTGACGTCCTCCAGGTGGCGGAGGCGCAGGACAAGGTTCTCAAAAAAAACTTTGTCGCGCAACCACTTGGGGGGAGTTCTCGCCAGGAGGTGAACGCTCTCAAAGTCCGCAAGCCTCAACAGAAGAAGAGGGACCGGAAAGGCAAGAAGAAGGGCCCTCACCCCCCCCGCCCCGGCTAA